The following are encoded together in the Oncorhynchus nerka isolate Pitt River linkage group LG25, Oner_Uvic_2.0, whole genome shotgun sequence genome:
- the cep63 gene encoding centrosomal protein of 63 kDa yields MYKVTVAIVSLLDLQNTGCRLLKVVVEKELMQAGLLRKQLNEVQTGKQELVIKYEEQLQRVKDELSKLKHSYQKLQSKQLKESREGAKSREEDRTEVTRLNGKIEEFRQRSAEWENQRMQYQKQVSSLETQRKGLAEQFTNMKSQGAAWLQDPGGGRAGQADLQRLRGQLERAQDTLHSQELELERLRHLQEQLRGEPRRGQHVLTEEKEGQKQQFCNDLSKLTRALQAKEEVIQSLEECLGAQGRGGSGLQLLRQDLEKTTTKLHSAQACEVHLKTELARLRDRLETMSRQRGELVTRETELKHIKEERSRSVTEVKRLREELARAEQTRCWEVEGMRKEVSQMTNELHQRDITIATLSGSASSMERQLSGEVERAERRAAELKVTQVQLETLKIENQHLNDLLERVESRSTMKGDPCLASLRESYVSSLSSLEQENRQMRQELAEVRARLEASTQTWQDKLDRSLLHNQSRAGPRQTQDGSEEELQQRHREEILAMEARMQENTSHYEEEIQRLLQQLEALSSSSPHRHHGQTLDHRPVSASSSSSSSSCRESRLARGTASALVCVPNGPAPLPVSAPGGAEGQLSNSEEALHLQASQDILNTERCVASPAGSVASRYLEEENLRSQELLQRLDAHIQGMRQDNVRTVSKYLTIQTPPNLNPPDHPDTS; encoded by the exons ATGTACAAAGTGACAGTGGCTATAGTTTCACTGTTAGACCTGCAGAACACTGGCTGTCGGTTGTTGAAAGTGGTAGTGGAGAAAGAGCTGATGCAG GCCGGGTTGCTCCGCAAGCAGCTAAATGAGGTCCAGACAGGGAAGCAAGAGCTGGTCATTAAATATGAGGAACAACTGCAGCGTGTCAAAGATGAG ttgtCTAAGCTGAAACACAGCTACCAGAAGCTTCAGAGTAAACAGCTGAAGGAGTCTCGTGAAGGAGCCAAGAGCcgagaggaggacaggacagaggtgaCCCGCCTCAATGGAAAGATAGAG GAGTTCCGTCAGAGGTCAGCGGAGTGGGAGAACCAGAGGATGCAGTACCAGAAGCAGGTGTCGTCCCTGGAGACCCAGAGGAAGGGTCTGGCAGAGCAGTTCACTAATATGAAG TCCCAGGGTGCAGCGTGGCTACAGGACCCAGGAGGAGGGCGTGCCGGGCAGGCAGATCTGCAGAGGCTGAGGGGTCAGTTGGAGAGGGCCCAGGATACACTGCACTCCCAGGAACTGGAGCTGGAACGACTCAGACACCTCCAGGAGCAGCTGAGGGGAGAGCCCAGGAGGGGACAGCAT gtgctgacagaggagaaggaggggcaaAAGCAGCAGTTCTGTAATGACCTGTCCAAGCTGACCAGGGCCCTGCAGGCTAAAGAAGAAGTCATCCAGTCTCTAGAGGAGTGTCTAGGAGCCCAGGGGAGAGGTGGCTCAGGACTACAGCTCCTCAGACAGGACCTAGAGAAGACTACCACCAAGCTACACTCTGCCCAGGCCTGTGAGGTCCACCTGAAGACTGAACTGGCCAGACTCAGAGACAG ACTGGAGACCAtgagcagacagagaggagagttggtCACGAGAGAAACGGAGCTAAAGCATATCAAGGAAGAGAGGAGTCGCTCTGTAACTGAGGTGAAACGG CTGCGTGAGGAGCTGGCGAGGGCGGAGCAGACGCGCTGCTGGGAGGTGGAGGGCATGAGGAAGGAGGTGTCCCAGATGACCAATGAACTGCACCAGCGTGACATTACCATCGCCACCCTCAGTGGCTCCGCCTCCAGCATGGAGCGCCAGCTAAGTGGCGAGGTGGAGAGGGCAGAGCGCCGGGCGGCTGAGCTCAAG GTGACTCAGGTGCAGCTGGAAACTCTGAAGATTGAGAACCAACATCTGAATGATCTGCTGGAGAGAGTGGAGTCGAGGTCAACTATG AAAGGGGACCCTTGCCTGGCCTCTCTGAGAGAGAGCTATGTATCGTCTCTGAGTAGCTTGGAGCAGGAGAACAGGCAGATGAGACAGGAGTTGGCGGAGGTGAGAGCTCGCCTGGAGGCCTCTACACAAACCTGGCAGGACAAGCTAGACAGATCCCTGCTACACAACCAGTCCAGGGCCGGTCCACGACAAACACAAGATGG GAGTGAAGAGGAACtgcaacagagacacagagaggagatctTAGCCATGGAGGCCAGGATGCAGGAGAACACCTCGCACTACGAAGAGGAGATCCAGCGTCTCCTCCAACAGCTGGaggcactctcctcctcctcccctcacagaCACCACGGACAGACCCTGGACCACAGGCCCGtctcagcctcctcttcctcctcctcctcgtcctgtAGAGAAAGCAGACTAGCCCGGGGGACAGCCTCAGCCCTCGTCTGTGTTCCTAATGGACCTGCACCTCTACCTGTCTCTGCACCTGGTGGTGCTGAGGGCCAGTTGTCCAATTCAGAGGAGGCTCTACACCTGCAGGCCAGTCAAGACATACTGAACACG GAGCGCTGTGTGGCTTCCCCTGCTGGCTCGGTGGCTTCCCGGTACCTGGAGGAGGAGAACCTGCGCTCCCAGGAGCTGCTCCAGAGACTAGACGCTCACATCCAGGGCATGAGACAGGACAATGTCAGGACCGTTTCTAAATACCTGACCATCCAGACACCTCCCAACCTTAACCCTCCTGACCATCCAGACACCTCCTAA
- the LOC135564616 gene encoding uncharacterized protein LOC135564616 — protein sequence MPLLHSGEEELLSARNLIDQRNSETPLLTPPSQTPPAHPPSPDSPYPPYSPCSHPHLRLPLLTPPSPDSPAHTPISRLTPLLKTPLLTPISRLPLLTPHASSFSDSPAHTPIPTPPAPYSPCSSPDSPAHTPIPRLPLLTPPSKPICSPCSHPHLQTPDLQMDRLYLTVAHDSPCSPPISRLPLLNPHLNTPSPRLIPCSYPHLQTPPAHLHPHPRLPCTPHPQTPLFQTPPDTPISRLPLLHPHLQTPPAHTPHLQTPPASGLPAPPPIQTPLLSQLPLLTISRLPLLTPPSPDSPAHTPISRLPLLTDPPAHTPISRLPCSCLSPAHTPHLQTPPAHLQTPPAHNLQTPPAHTPISRLPLLTPPSRLPLKTPPSPDSPCSHPHLQTPPAQLPPISQTSNISRVNPHLQTPCSHPIIDSPCSHPQDIYVVTPPILPPTPPAHTPSPDSPCSHPHPQTPPAHTPSPDSPCSHPHLQDSPDPQTPPAHTPTNLQTPPHLQTPPCSHPHLQTEPPIRGRTPPAHRQTPPAHTPISRLPLLTPPSPDSLLTPLSDQKPPHRPNLQEPPSPDSPCSHPHLQTPPAHDSPLLTPPSPDSPAHTPQTLQTPPPMLHTPISRLPLLTPPSPDSPTPPAHTPISRLPLLTPHLHSLLPPSPDSPAHTPISRLPYSPCSHPLPCSHLQTPLLTPPPLLISRLPCSHPHLQTPLLTPPSPDSLLTPSSPDSPAHPIPISRLPCSHPLQTPLLPLTPLLTPPSPDSPCSHPHLIPSDSPAHTPISRLPLLTPPSPDSPYSPAHTPIPRLPLLTPPSPDSPCSPPISDSPCTHLIPTPCSHTPISDSPCSHNYLEGLTKT from the exons ATGCCACTGTTGCACAGCGGAGAAGAGGAGCTCCTCTCAGCCAGAAACCTCATAGACCAAAGGAACTCGGAG actcccctgctcacacccccatcccagACTCCCCCTGCAcaccccccatctccagactccccctaCCCCCCATactccccctgctcacacccccatctcagactccccctgctcacacccccatctccagactcccctgctcacacccccatctccagacta actcccctgctcaAGACTCCCCTGCtaacccccatctccagactccccctgctcacaccccatgCTAGCTCGTTTAGTgactcccctgctcacacccccatcccaactccccctgcTCCAT actccccctgctcgtctccagactcccctgctcacacccccatccccagactccccctgctcacacccccatcaaAACCCATCTgctccccctgctcacacccccatctccagactcctgATCTCCAGATGGACAGACTCTATCTAACTGTCGCTCATGACTCCCCCTGCTcaccccccatctccagactccccctgctcaaCCCCCATCTCAACACCCCATCTCCCAGACTAATCCCCTGCTcatacccccatctccagactccccctgctcatTTACACCCCCATCCCAGACTCCCCTGCACACCCCATCCCCAGACTCCCCTGTTCCAGACTCCCCCtgacacccccatctccagactccccctgctccacccccatctccagactccccctgctcacaccccccatctccagactccccctgcttCTGGACTCCCTGCTCCACCCCCCATCCAGACTCCCCTGCTCTCTCAACTCCCCCTGCTcaccatctccagactccccctgctcacacccccatctccagactcccctgctcacacccccatctccagactccccctgctcacagatccccctgctcacacccccatctccagactcccctgctcaTGCCtttcccctgctcacaccccccatctccagactccccctgctcatctccagactccccctgctcacaatctccagactccccctgctcacacccccatctccagactccccctgctcacacccccatctagACTCCCCCTGAagacacccccatctccagactccccctgctcacacccccatctccagactccccctgctcagCTACCCCCCATCTCCCAGACTTCTAATATCTCCAGAGTcaacccccatctccagactccctgctcacaccccatcattgactccccctgctcacacccccaagaTATCTATGTTGTCACCCCCCCCATCCTTCCCCCt actccccctgctcacaccccatctccagactccccctgctcacacccccatccccagactccccctgctcacaccccatccccagactccccctgctcacacccccatctccaggaCTCCCCTGATccccagactccccctgctcacacccccacaaatctccagactccccctcatctccagactcccccctgctcacacccccatctccagactgaaCCCCCCATAAGAGGACGGACTCCCCCTGCTCACAGGcagactccccctgctcacacccccatctccagactccccctgctcacacccccatctccagactccctgcTCACACCCCTCTCAGACCAGAAACCCCCTCATAGACCAAATCTCCAGgaacccccatctccagactccccctgctcacacccccatctccagactccccctgctcacG actcccccctgctcacacccccatctccagactcccctgctcacaccccccagACTCTCCAGACTCCCCCCCCCATGctccacacccccatctccagactccccctgctcacacccccatctccagactcccct actccccctgctcacacccccatctccagactccccctgctcacCCCCCATCTCCACTCCCTGctccccccatctccagactcccctgctcacacccccatctccagactcccct actccccctgctcacaccccctccCCTGCTcacatctccagactcccctgctcacaccccctccCCTGctcatctccagactcccctgctcacacccccatctccagactcccctgctcacacccccatctccagactccctgcTCACCCCctcatctccagactcccctgctcaccccatccccatctccagactcccctgctcacaccccctccagactcccct actccccctgactcccctgctcacacccccatctccagactccccctgctcacacccccatctcatCCCCTcagactcccctgctcacacccccatctccagactccccctgctcacacccccatccccagactccccct actcccctgctcacacccccatccccagactccccctgctcacacccccatctccagactccccctgctcacCCCCCATCTCAGACTCCCCCTGCACACACCTCATCCCCACCCCCTGctctcacacccccatctcagactccccctgctctcacaattatctggaag gcttgacaaagacataa